From Medicago truncatula cultivar Jemalong A17 chromosome 7, MtrunA17r5.0-ANR, whole genome shotgun sequence, a single genomic window includes:
- the LOC25497906 gene encoding uncharacterized protein, which yields MKLIIAAIVGVVFGFFVGVSFPTISLTKMNLPSSLFPSIDLTYVEDKYSKIQTNSIWDALASFRGDRNLYDELHKVDEKTKIWVPTNPRGAERLPPRIVESQSDLYLRRLWGQPHQDLTIRPKYLVTFTVGYDQSDNIDAAVRKFSENFTIVLFHYDGRVSEWDKFEWSKKAIHISARKQSKWWYAKRFLHPDIVAPYDYIFIWDEDLGMEHFDAEEYLKIVSKHGLEISQPGLDPSSSSFTWQMTRKKDGSEVHKDAEEKNGWCSNPPVPPCAAFVEIMAPVFSRDSWRCVWHMIQNDLVHGWGIDFALRKCVEPAHEKIGVVDAQWVVHQSVPSLGNQGQAEGGKAPWEGVRERCQKEWSMFKERLANAEKDYFKQQIKGFVYPPN from the exons ATGAAGCTCATAATAGCAGCCATTGTTGGAGTTGTTTTTGGCTTCTTTGTAGGAGTATCATTTCCAACAATATCGTTAACTAAG ATGAATCTCCCATCAAGCCTTTTCCCGTCCATTGATCTCACATATGTTGAGGATAAGTACTCCAAAATTCAAACCAATTCTATTTGGGATGCTTTGGCTTCCTTTAGAGGTGATAGAAATTTGTACGATGAGCTTCACAAAGTCGATGAGAAGACAAAG ATTTGGGTACCTACAAACCCTAGAGGAGCTGAAAGACTACCTCCTCGAATTGTCGAATCACAATCGGATTTATATCTCCGCCGGTTATGGGGTCAACCACATCAG GACCTAACTATCAGACCAAAGTATCTTGTTACTTTTACTGTTGGTTATGATCAGAGTGACAACATTGATGCTGCAGTAAGAAAG TTCTCAGAAAACTTCACTATTGTGTTATTCCACTATGATGGCCGGGTTAGTGAGTGGGACAAGTTTGAGTGGTCAAAGAAAGCAATTCATATCAGTGCTAGAAAGCAAAGTAAATG GTGGTATGCTAAACGCTTTCTACACCCTGATATTGTGGCTCCCTATGACTACATCTTCATTTGGGATGAGGATCTAGGCATGGAGCATTTTGATGCAGAGGA GTACTTGAAAATAGTAAGCAAGCATGGTTTGGAGATCTCACAGCCTGGTCTAGACCCAAGTAGTAGTAGTTTTACATGGCAAATGACAAGAAAAAAAGATGGTAGTGAAGTACACAA GGATGCTGAGGAGAAAAACGGTTGGTGTTCTAATCCACCTGTGCCACCTTGTGCTGC ATTTGTTGAGATCATGGCTCCTGTATTTTCCAGAGATTCATGGCGTTGTGTGTGGCATATGATACAG AATGACCTAGTTCATGGATGGGGTATTGATTTTGCTCTCAGAAAATGTGTGGAG CCTGCTCATGAGAAAATAGGAGTTGTTGATGCACAATGGGTTGTCCACCAAAGTGTTCCTTCACTTGGAAACCAG GGGCAAGCGGAGGGTGGAAAGGCACCATGGGAAGGG GTGAGAGAGAGGTGTCAAAAAGAATGGTCAATGTTCAAAGAGCGTTTGGCTAATGCAGAGAAGGATTATTTCAAGCAGCAAATTAAGGGATTTGTATATCCCCCTAATTAG